Proteins from a single region of Scatophagus argus isolate fScaArg1 chromosome 23, fScaArg1.pri, whole genome shotgun sequence:
- the LOC124054979 gene encoding uncharacterized protein LOC124054979, which yields MMSFTLVASILYSLSWISVSLSEYQTVEAQPGEEVTLRITNMTKYETSIFWFKLVNRTNASCISAMFKTTVEFCDGYDSRRFEMSSNISTVSLKIKHVDSSDSGLYFCGFFNSGKSLFSVIRLNVKDAELDDEVDSNTQREPDRTGNIMNVTLGSLTVFLMMAVIVLAVKIQQLQKAAAGDLHLARNKNLDFDNLNCAAFKFLPEKRNEKPASEKQVETHVVYSISR from the exons ATGATGAGCTTCACTTTAGTCGCCTCCATTCTATACAGCCTCA GCTGGATCTCTGTCTCGCTTTCTGAGTATCAGACTGTGGAGGCTCAGCCTGGTGAAGAAGTCACACTGAGGATTACGAATATGACCAAATATGAAACTTCGATATTCTGGTTCAAGCTGGTCAATAGAACCAACGCCAGCTGTATCTCCGCCATGTTTAAAACGACAGTTGAATTCTGTGATGGATATGACAGCAGAAGATTTGAAATGAGCTCCAACATCTCCACTGTCTCtctcaaaatcaaacatgtgGATTCATCTGACTCTGGACTgtatttttgtggatttttcAATTCTGGAAAATCACTTTTCAGTGTGATACGCTTAAATGTAAAAG ATGCTGAACTTGATGATGAAGTGGATTCCAACACTCAAA GGGAGCCTGATAGAACAGGAAACATCATGAATGTGACCCTTGGCAGTCTGACTGTTTTCCTCATGATGGCTGTTATTGTTCTGGCTGTTAAAATCCAACAGCTCCAGAAAG CTGCCGCTGGAGATCTGCATCTTGCAAGAAACAAG AATCTGGACTTCGATAACCTGAACTGTGCAGCATTCAAGTTCCTTCCAGAGAAAAGAAACGAGAAGCCAGCATCAGAGAAACAAGTGGAGACTCATGTTGTTTATTCTATTAGCAGATAG